Proteins from one Oscillatoria nigro-viridis PCC 7112 genomic window:
- a CDS encoding FkbM family methyltransferase: MFVHKLQQLVQRQIRAKKLGIKFSRVANFQLPEQLIVQGKLHRVNVPSEKGMDGEFIEVLLDDCYGVEQLSESLMTIIDIGANVGLFPIAARNRFPQAVIHAYEANPYLENYLKHQSKIANFTYFMEAVGCRDGKVVLDIREVSGKTRSTVSESGEIPMISFRRAIERIGGSVDLAKVDCEGAEWLLFEDRDTWQLVQNLSLEYHLWSGHTHAETRQIIESLGFRIGKQIPIDKWYGSILASRSCNPQGYSRC, translated from the coding sequence ATGTTTGTCCATAAACTTCAGCAACTCGTGCAGCGCCAAATTCGAGCCAAAAAGTTAGGGATTAAATTTAGCAGAGTTGCTAACTTTCAATTGCCAGAACAATTAATTGTGCAAGGAAAACTGCATCGAGTAAACGTGCCTTCAGAGAAAGGCATGGACGGAGAATTTATAGAAGTGCTTTTAGACGACTGCTACGGAGTCGAGCAACTATCTGAATCGCTGATGACAATTATTGATATTGGAGCCAATGTCGGCTTATTTCCGATTGCTGCGAGGAACAGGTTTCCCCAGGCCGTAATTCACGCCTACGAAGCTAATCCCTACCTAGAAAATTACCTCAAACATCAATCTAAAATCGCAAATTTTACATATTTTATGGAAGCAGTAGGATGTCGAGATGGTAAAGTAGTCCTCGACATTCGGGAAGTTTCGGGAAAAACCAGATCGACAGTTAGCGAAAGTGGCGAAATACCAATGATATCATTTCGCAGGGCGATCGAGCGAATTGGTGGTAGCGTCGATTTAGCCAAAGTAGACTGCGAAGGTGCAGAATGGCTGTTATTTGAAGATCGAGATACTTGGCAACTTGTGCAAAACCTTTCTTTAGAATATCACTTGTGGTCTGGTCACACTCACGCGGAAACCCGACAAATTATTGAAAGCTTAGGATTTCGGATCGGAAAGCAAATACCAATAGATAAATGGTACGGCTCGATTTTAGCATCCCGAAGCTGCAACCCTCAAGGATATAGCAGATGTTGA
- a CDS encoding 5-(carboxyamino)imidazole ribonucleotide synthase: protein MKSNQTAASSSANFQRVGVVGGGQLAWMMGDAARALGIELVVQTPNATDPAVSVAAGAVLAAVDDVLATAQLAAGCDVITFENEFVDLDGLRPLEEQGVLFQPSLSSLSPLLDKYVQRCYLQGLGLPTPRFWEWDCSADLPPELFKAVAIDFPAISVSDSLQSEEDSDAGSIDFPFVVKVRRHGYDGQGTFIVKDRGSFESIRAKLKGQSLLVEEFVPFDRELAVIAARSANGEIAIYPIVETQQQNQVCHLVIAPADISLEVKTEACAIARTLLNSLQAVGVFGIELFLTADNKLLVNEIAPRTHNSGHFTIDACETSQFEQHLRAVCQLPLGNSALKCAGAVMVNLLGYESAQSDYLAKRKQLAQISGAFVHWYGKKVSRPGRKLGHVTVVFDADLVAQGRSQALAIAQTVEYIWYAS from the coding sequence ATGAAATCAAATCAAACCGCTGCGAGTTCGTCTGCCAATTTTCAGCGGGTAGGCGTTGTCGGCGGCGGCCAGTTAGCTTGGATGATGGGGGATGCTGCTAGGGCGCTGGGTATTGAATTGGTAGTGCAAACTCCTAATGCTACAGATCCGGCAGTTTCTGTTGCTGCTGGTGCTGTTTTGGCTGCTGTTGATGATGTTTTGGCTACGGCTCAATTGGCGGCTGGCTGCGATGTTATTACTTTTGAAAATGAGTTTGTGGATTTGGATGGTTTGCGGCCGCTAGAAGAGCAAGGTGTGTTGTTTCAGCCGAGTTTGTCGTCGCTTTCTCCTTTGTTGGATAAGTACGTTCAGCGCTGTTATTTACAAGGTTTGGGTTTGCCAACTCCGAGGTTTTGGGAATGGGATTGCAGCGCGGATTTGCCCCCAGAATTGTTTAAGGCGGTGGCGATCGACTTTCCGGCAATTTCTGTTTCTGACAGCCTGCAGAGTGAAGAAGATTCGGATGCTGGATCGATCGACTTTCCCTTTGTCGTCAAAGTTCGCCGCCACGGTTATGACGGCCAAGGTACTTTTATTGTTAAGGATCGGGGGAGTTTTGAGTCAATTCGTGCTAAACTCAAGGGTCAGTCTTTGCTAGTGGAAGAGTTTGTGCCGTTCGATCGCGAGTTGGCTGTGATTGCAGCTCGATCGGCAAATGGCGAAATTGCGATTTATCCGATAGTGGAAACTCAGCAGCAAAATCAGGTTTGTCATCTGGTGATTGCGCCCGCTGATATTAGTTTAGAGGTAAAAACTGAAGCTTGTGCGATCGCCCGCACTCTCCTCAACAGTTTGCAAGCTGTCGGCGTATTCGGCATTGAATTATTTTTAACCGCCGATAATAAGCTGTTAGTCAATGAAATTGCACCCCGCACCCACAATTCGGGACATTTTACCATCGATGCCTGCGAAACTTCACAATTTGAACAGCATTTGCGCGCAGTTTGTCAACTGCCTTTAGGTAATTCGGCTCTGAAATGTGCAGGCGCTGTCATGGTAAATTTGCTAGGCTACGAGTCGGCCCAGTCCGATTATTTAGCAAAAAGAAAACAACTGGCACAAATTAGCGGTGCTTTTGTCCATTGGTATGGTAAGAAAGTATCGCGTCCGGGCCGCAAACTCGGTCACGTTACAGTTGTGTTCGACGCGGACTTGGTGGCTCAGGGGCGATCGCAAGCACTGGCGATCGCTCAAACCGTTGAATATATCTGGTATGCAAGTTAA
- a CDS encoding M42 family metallopeptidase → MLEFDRLFQTIEELVMLHSPSGAESEINQRLMEKFAALGVNAWVDRADNAIALIKGRNPEKSIAITAHKDEIGALVKTIGESGRVEVRRLGGAFPWVYGEGVVDLLGDKQTISGILSFGSRHVSHESPQKAQQEDVSLKWENAWIETKCTAEELAEAGIRPGTRMVVGKHRKRPLRLKDWIASYTLDNKASVAILLALAECLKEPAVNVYLVASAKEEVGAIGALYFTQRQPLDALIALEICPLAPEYPILDGENPVLLVQDGYGVYDEGLNAQLRAAAAAADVEVQLAVISGFGSDASIAMKFGHVARAACLAFPTQNTHGFEIAHLGAIGNCAAILKAYCDELSGE, encoded by the coding sequence ATGTTAGAGTTCGATCGCCTGTTCCAAACAATCGAAGAATTAGTAATGCTGCACTCACCCAGCGGTGCGGAGTCGGAAATTAACCAGCGGTTGATGGAAAAATTCGCCGCTTTGGGAGTGAATGCTTGGGTCGATCGCGCGGACAATGCGATCGCCCTAATTAAGGGTCGCAATCCCGAAAAGTCGATCGCCATTACCGCCCACAAAGACGAAATTGGCGCCCTAGTTAAAACAATAGGCGAGAGTGGCCGCGTGGAAGTCCGCAGATTGGGCGGCGCATTTCCTTGGGTTTACGGCGAAGGCGTGGTGGATTTGCTCGGAGACAAGCAAACAATTAGCGGCATTCTCAGCTTCGGTTCCCGCCATGTTTCTCACGAATCTCCTCAGAAAGCTCAGCAGGAAGATGTTTCTTTAAAGTGGGAAAATGCCTGGATTGAAACTAAGTGTACCGCCGAGGAATTAGCCGAGGCCGGAATTCGACCGGGCACGCGGATGGTGGTGGGAAAGCACCGCAAGCGCCCGCTGCGGTTGAAGGACTGGATCGCGAGCTACACTCTGGACAACAAGGCTTCAGTGGCGATTTTGCTGGCTCTGGCGGAATGTTTGAAAGAGCCTGCGGTGAATGTTTATTTGGTAGCGTCGGCGAAGGAGGAGGTTGGGGCGATCGGAGCTTTGTATTTCACCCAGCGCCAGCCGTTGGACGCGCTGATCGCTTTGGAAATTTGCCCTCTGGCGCCGGAATACCCGATTCTTGACGGCGAAAACCCGGTTTTGCTGGTTCAGGACGGCTACGGAGTCTACGATGAAGGATTGAACGCCCAATTGCGCGCAGCAGCCGCAGCAGCCGATGTAGAGGTGCAGTTGGCGGTAATTAGCGGTTTTGGGAGCGATGCTTCGATCGCCATGAAGTTCGGCCACGTAGCCCGCGCCGCTTGTTTGGCTTTCCCCACCCAGAACACCCACGGCTTTGAAATTGCTCATCTCGGGGCGATCGGCAATTGCGCCGCCATCCTCAAAGCCTACTGTGACGAGCTTTCGGGCGAGTAG
- a CDS encoding beta-glucosidase: MFQSFFMGGFECSTHRLQSGKRLDVTAATGHDKFAVADYQRLQDQGIYTVREGLRWHLIEQSPGKYDFSSSLPIIRAARDMKMQVIWDLFHYGWPDDIDIFSPEFVSRFANMVRAFMEVLTEETDQTPFVTPVNEISFIAWAGGDVAYINPFAKGRGDELKVQLIKAAIAAIESVWEVNPRTRIVQIDPTINIIADPDKPEDRDAAEGYRLSQYQAWDMLAGRFRPELGGKEKYLDIIGVNYYDRNQWIHNEDPMKYTDPLYRPFREMLQEVFERYRRPLFIAETGTEDDFRPVWFNYVCSEVMAAMKAGVPIEGICLYPIVNHPGWDDDRHCYNGLWDYCNESGDREIYQPLADELQFQRQQIEPLLKLQD, from the coding sequence ATGTTTCAAAGTTTTTTCATGGGCGGATTTGAATGTTCCACCCACAGGTTGCAATCTGGAAAACGCCTCGATGTCACAGCCGCCACCGGTCACGATAAATTTGCAGTCGCCGACTACCAACGCTTGCAGGATCAAGGCATTTACACAGTCCGCGAAGGCCTCCGCTGGCACTTAATTGAACAGTCGCCCGGAAAATACGATTTTTCCAGTTCCCTGCCCATCATCCGCGCCGCCCGCGACATGAAAATGCAGGTAATTTGGGATTTGTTTCACTACGGCTGGCCAGACGATATTGATATTTTCAGTCCCGAATTTGTGTCCAGGTTTGCAAACATGGTGCGCGCTTTTATGGAAGTGCTAACTGAGGAAACAGACCAAACACCTTTCGTAACACCTGTCAATGAAATTTCATTTATTGCTTGGGCCGGCGGCGATGTCGCCTACATCAATCCGTTTGCAAAAGGGCGGGGAGACGAGCTAAAAGTCCAGTTAATCAAAGCTGCGATCGCAGCGATAGAATCTGTTTGGGAAGTAAATCCCCGCACCCGGATCGTTCAAATCGACCCCACAATTAACATTATTGCTGACCCTGACAAACCGGAGGATCGGGACGCGGCGGAAGGTTATCGCTTATCTCAATATCAAGCTTGGGATATGTTGGCGGGACGCTTTCGCCCGGAACTCGGCGGTAAGGAAAAATATCTCGATATTATTGGGGTGAATTATTACGATCGCAATCAGTGGATTCACAATGAAGACCCAATGAAATACACCGATCCGCTGTACCGCCCGTTTCGTGAAATGCTGCAAGAAGTGTTTGAGCGCTACCGCCGCCCCTTATTCATCGCTGAAACAGGCACTGAAGACGATTTTAGACCTGTCTGGTTTAATTATGTGTGCAGTGAGGTAATGGCGGCGATGAAAGCAGGAGTTCCGATAGAGGGAATCTGCTTGTATCCGATTGTTAACCATCCGGGTTGGGACGACGACAGGCACTGTTACAATGGTTTGTGGGATTATTGCAATGAATCGGGCGATCGAGAAATTTACCAGCCTTTGGCGGATGAATTGCAGTTTCAAAGGCAGCAGATTGAACCTTTGTTGAAGTTGCAGGATTGA